One Maribacter cobaltidurans genomic window carries:
- a CDS encoding helicase HerA-like domain-containing protein, with product MASKEDFFEHIEKGYSTKGDFITMGAAMLNGEAITNALVKVPLKTLNRHGLIAGATGTGKTKTLQVLAENLSDKGIPVLLMDLKGDLSGLAQPSPGHPKIDERHAKIGIPFEPKNFPVEILSLSEQDGVKLRATVSEFGPILLSRILDLSETQEGIVAVIFKYCDDNKLPLLDLKDFKKVLQYATGEGKKEFTEEYGRISTSSTGTILRKIIELEQQGADLFFGEKSFEVNDLTRIDENGRGYINIIRLTDIQDRPKLFSTFMLSLLAEIYDTFPELGDSERPELILFIDEAHLIFNEASKALLDQIESIVKLIRSKGIGLYFVTQNPTDVPNEVLAQLGLKVQHALRAFTARDRKAIKLTAENYPISDYYDTKEVLTSLGIGEALISALDEKGRPTPLAATLLRAPMSRMDILTENELKDVNDSSKLVKKYSEVIDRESAYEILNEKIEKAEELAQKEKERAQNTRRSSSSRRSTRQNPVIKVLTSATFIRGVLGVLKKVMR from the coding sequence ATGGCTTCCAAGGAGGATTTTTTTGAACATATTGAAAAAGGGTATAGCACCAAAGGAGACTTTATTACCATGGGTGCGGCCATGTTGAACGGTGAAGCCATTACCAATGCCTTGGTAAAGGTACCCCTCAAAACCTTGAACCGGCATGGTCTAATTGCGGGAGCTACCGGAACCGGAAAGACAAAAACCTTGCAGGTACTGGCTGAAAACTTATCGGATAAAGGTATTCCGGTACTTTTAATGGATTTAAAAGGGGATTTGAGCGGACTCGCCCAACCCAGTCCAGGCCATCCAAAAATTGACGAACGACATGCTAAAATTGGCATTCCCTTTGAACCCAAAAATTTTCCTGTGGAAATCCTTTCCCTTTCGGAACAGGATGGAGTTAAGCTTAGGGCAACCGTTTCCGAATTCGGTCCTATTTTACTCTCCAGGATTTTGGACCTCTCCGAAACCCAGGAAGGAATCGTAGCGGTTATCTTTAAATACTGTGACGACAATAAATTGCCTCTCTTAGACCTTAAAGACTTTAAAAAGGTTTTACAATATGCGACAGGAGAAGGTAAAAAAGAATTCACGGAGGAGTATGGCCGTATTTCCACCAGTTCCACAGGAACCATTCTTAGAAAAATAATAGAGTTGGAGCAACAAGGGGCCGACTTGTTTTTTGGGGAAAAATCCTTTGAAGTAAACGATCTTACTCGAATAGATGAAAATGGAAGAGGATACATCAATATAATCAGGCTTACGGATATTCAGGATAGACCCAAATTGTTCTCCACCTTTATGCTCAGCCTTTTGGCTGAAATATATGATACGTTTCCGGAACTTGGCGATAGCGAACGACCTGAGCTTATTTTATTTATAGATGAGGCCCACCTTATTTTCAACGAAGCCTCCAAAGCCTTGTTAGATCAAATCGAAAGTATTGTGAAACTTATACGATCTAAAGGAATAGGCCTATATTTTGTTACCCAAAATCCTACGGACGTACCTAACGAAGTGTTGGCTCAATTAGGTTTAAAGGTTCAACATGCCCTAAGGGCCTTTACGGCAAGGGACAGAAAGGCCATTAAGCTTACGGCGGAAAACTATCCAATTTCAGATTACTATGACACCAAAGAGGTGTTGACATCACTGGGAATAGGAGAAGCCCTGATATCCGCCTTGGACGAAAAGGGAAGACCCACTCCTTTGGCAGCTACCCTCTTAAGGGCACCTATGAGCCGTATGGATATATTAACGGAGAACGAATTAAAAGATGTTAATGACTCATCCAAATTGGTAAAAAAATACAGCGAAGTAATCGATCGCGAGAGTGCCTATGAAATTTTGAACGAGAAAATTGAAAAGGCCGAGGAATTGGCTCAAAAGGAAAAAGAAAGGGCACAAAACACAAGAAGGTCATCCAGTAGCAGAAGAAGTACCAGACAAAATCCAGTTATTAAAGTTCTTACCAGTGCCACATTTATCAGAGGGGTGCTTGGTGTATTAAAAAAAGTGATGCGCTAA
- a CDS encoding DUF2306 domain-containing protein, producing the protein MNRTNKIAWFVFGFLAVGIGLYPLIYVFADGEMGLLLSKSKELLANKIWNTGFYGHISFGGLALGIGWVQFSRRFRNSNLARHRLIGKIYVIAVLISGFCGGFIAFYATGGFIAKLGFFFLAVVWLFFTLSAYFAIRKGDIEKHKVFMIYSYAACFGAVTLRIWLPLLILIIGSFEPAYRIVAWLAWVPNLVFAYFWVRRKGLIIG; encoded by the coding sequence ATGAATAGGACAAACAAAATAGCATGGTTTGTTTTTGGTTTTTTGGCAGTTGGGATAGGTCTATATCCTCTCATATATGTTTTTGCCGACGGAGAAATGGGTCTTTTGTTGTCCAAGAGTAAGGAACTTCTTGCGAATAAAATATGGAATACTGGATTCTATGGGCATATTTCATTTGGTGGCCTTGCTTTAGGAATTGGCTGGGTTCAGTTTAGTAGACGTTTCCGTAACTCCAATTTGGCAAGACATAGGCTCATTGGTAAAATTTATGTTATTGCTGTTTTGATAAGTGGATTTTGTGGAGGTTTTATAGCATTTTACGCTACGGGTGGTTTTATAGCTAAGTTGGGATTTTTCTTTCTGGCTGTTGTTTGGCTGTTTTTTACGCTTTCTGCCTATTTCGCCATTAGAAAAGGTGATATCGAGAAACATAAAGTATTTATGATTTATAGTTACGCAGCGTGTTTTGGAGCGGTTACCCTAAGAATCTGGCTTCCATTATTAATATTGATAATAGGCTCTTTTGAACCCGCTTATAGAATTGTAGCTTGGCTCGCATGGGTACCTAATCTCGTTTTTGCTTATTTTTGGGTTAGGCGCAAGGGCCTTATTATAGGGTGA
- a CDS encoding glycoside hydrolase family 43 protein, translated as MIKRLFAVYTVVCLMMGCKTAVQNNESVSMSGNPIFEGWYADPEGVVFGNEYWIYPTFSDDYDKQLHFDAFSSKDLIQWEKHENILDTTKVKWLRQALWAPSIIEKDDRYYLFFGANDIQRPGRSSYDPSNDINHYGGIGVAVSENPGGPFEDYLGKPLISDFYNDAQPIDQFVFKDVDGTHYFFYGGWSHCNLGKLNKDFTGFIPWENGDLFREITPEGYVEGPFMFLRKGIYYFMWSEGNWTDGSYRVVYAMADAVTGPYKRIGTVLESDEKVATGAGHHSVINVPGTDEWIMVYHRRPIPNKDRDHRVTCLDKMEFNKDGTIKPVKITFSGVEKRIIDSK; from the coding sequence ATGATAAAGAGGCTATTTGCAGTATATACAGTTGTTTGTTTAATGATGGGGTGTAAGACCGCAGTTCAAAATAATGAATCTGTATCAATGTCCGGTAACCCAATATTTGAAGGCTGGTATGCCGACCCGGAGGGCGTTGTTTTTGGAAATGAATATTGGATATATCCTACCTTTTCTGATGATTATGATAAACAATTACATTTTGATGCCTTCTCATCAAAAGATTTGATTCAATGGGAGAAGCATGAAAATATTCTGGATACTACTAAGGTGAAATGGTTAAGGCAGGCCCTATGGGCTCCGTCAATAATTGAAAAGGATGATAGATATTATTTGTTTTTCGGGGCAAACGATATTCAAAGACCAGGAAGGTCATCTTACGACCCTAGTAACGATATTAATCATTACGGGGGCATTGGGGTTGCAGTTTCCGAAAATCCCGGTGGACCATTTGAGGATTATTTAGGCAAACCACTGATTTCGGATTTTTATAATGACGCACAACCTATAGATCAGTTTGTATTTAAAGATGTGGACGGAACCCATTATTTTTTCTATGGGGGATGGAGTCATTGTAACTTGGGAAAATTGAATAAGGATTTTACAGGTTTTATACCATGGGAGAATGGTGACCTTTTTAGGGAAATCACTCCCGAGGGATATGTAGAGGGTCCGTTTATGTTTTTACGAAAGGGAATTTATTATTTTATGTGGTCCGAAGGAAATTGGACGGACGGTAGTTACCGGGTGGTGTACGCCATGGCCGATGCAGTAACGGGTCCCTATAAACGTATTGGAACCGTATTGGAATCTGATGAAAAAGTGGCCACTGGAGCAGGCCATCATTCGGTAATCAATGTGCCGGGTACGGATGAGTGGATTATGGTGTACCATCGCAGACCTATTCCCAATAAGGATAGGGACCATAGAGTGACTTGCCTGGATAAAATGGAATTCAATAAAGACGGAACGATTAAACCAGTGAAAATCACATTTTCTGGTGTAGAAAAGAGAATTATTGACAGCAAATAA
- a CDS encoding alpha/beta hydrolase-fold protein: MTRYLFLSCICVLMFSSCEEIKESTYNIDVSFAETASSDSMDGRLLLMLSTDDSKEPRFQINDGLNTQLIFGVNVDGMLPGEPITFDAAVFGYPYPSMKEIPPGEYNVQALLHVYETFNLSTGHTVKLPMDNGEGQQWRSSPGNLYSKPFKIRVGSTGIENVSVVMDQIIPPIPEPEDTKWIKHIKIKSEKLSEFYGRDMYLGAHVLLPKGFEEHPEAKYPLMVFHGHFPSDFGGFRTTPPDPNLEPEYSERFDLEGYNIIQQQEAYDFYKRWNEPDFPRFLIIEIQHPTPYYDDSYAVNSASQGPYGDAITYELIPYIEKEFRGMGEGWSRFLYGGSTGGWEALAVQVKYPEEYNGCFAACPDPIDFRAYCLTNIYEDENAYYYDAPHKKLEVPSHRDYLGNIQSTLKQGNHLELVLGDKSRSGQQWDIWEATYSPQGEDGYPVRIWDKMTGDIDHEVAEYWKENYDLRYIMERDWDKLGENLKGKIHIYCGDMDNYYLNNAVYLMEDFLESTTEPYYDGEVLYGDRAEHCWNGDPELPNAISRLRYNSMYVPKIMERIAKSAPNNADLTSWRYE; the protein is encoded by the coding sequence ATGACCCGATATCTCTTCCTTAGTTGTATTTGTGTCCTTATGTTCTCCTCCTGTGAGGAAATAAAGGAATCAACTTATAATATTGACGTAAGTTTTGCGGAGACCGCAAGCTCAGATAGTATGGATGGCAGGTTATTGTTGATGCTCTCTACGGATGACAGTAAAGAACCTCGATTTCAAATTAATGATGGTCTAAATACCCAATTAATCTTTGGTGTAAATGTAGATGGCATGTTACCTGGTGAACCCATAACCTTTGATGCGGCCGTATTTGGGTATCCCTATCCAAGTATGAAGGAGATTCCACCGGGAGAATATAATGTGCAGGCACTGTTACATGTGTACGAAACCTTCAATTTGTCAACGGGCCACACCGTAAAATTACCTATGGACAATGGCGAAGGTCAGCAGTGGCGGAGTTCACCGGGCAACCTCTATAGCAAGCCCTTTAAGATTAGAGTGGGAAGTACGGGTATTGAAAATGTTTCAGTGGTCATGGACCAGATCATTCCACCGATACCGGAGCCAGAGGATACGAAATGGATTAAACATATTAAAATAAAATCGGAGAAACTGTCGGAATTTTATGGTCGGGATATGTACTTGGGAGCTCATGTTTTACTGCCAAAAGGTTTTGAGGAACATCCTGAGGCAAAATATCCTTTGATGGTTTTTCATGGGCATTTCCCATCTGATTTTGGAGGTTTTAGAACAACTCCTCCAGACCCCAACTTAGAACCAGAGTACTCCGAACGTTTTGATTTGGAAGGTTATAATATTATCCAGCAACAGGAGGCTTATGATTTTTATAAAAGATGGAACGAACCCGACTTCCCCAGGTTTCTCATCATAGAAATTCAGCATCCAACACCCTATTATGATGATTCCTATGCCGTGAATTCTGCGAGTCAAGGACCCTATGGTGATGCAATTACCTATGAACTTATTCCATATATCGAAAAAGAATTTCGGGGAATGGGTGAGGGTTGGTCCAGGTTTCTGTATGGTGGTTCTACCGGAGGGTGGGAAGCTTTGGCTGTTCAGGTCAAATATCCTGAAGAGTATAATGGTTGTTTTGCCGCTTGCCCGGACCCTATAGATTTTAGGGCATATTGTCTTACCAATATCTATGAAGATGAAAACGCCTATTACTATGATGCCCCACATAAGAAATTGGAAGTGCCTTCTCATAGGGATTATTTGGGTAACATTCAGTCTACATTGAAACAAGGAAATCATTTGGAACTCGTACTTGGCGATAAATCCAGGTCAGGTCAACAATGGGACATTTGGGAAGCAACCTATTCTCCACAAGGAGAAGATGGGTATCCCGTTAGGATTTGGGATAAAATGACCGGTGATATCGATCATGAGGTCGCGGAGTATTGGAAAGAAAATTATGACTTACGTTATATTATGGAACGCGACTGGGATAAATTGGGTGAAAACCTTAAGGGGAAAATCCATATATATTGTGGTGATATGGATAACTACTACCTCAACAATGCGGTCTATTTAATGGAAGATTTTCTCGAAAGTACAACGGAGCCTTATTATGATGGTGAGGTTCTATACGGTGACCGGGCCGAACACTGCTGGAACGGTGACCCAGAGCTGCCCAACGCCATAAGCAGATTACGATATAATTCCATGTACGTACCAAAGATTATGGAACGGATTGCAAAAAGTGCCCCAAACAATGCCGATTTGACGAGTTGGAGATATGAATAG
- the ffh gene encoding signal recognition particle protein — MFDNLSDKLDKALHVLKGHGQITEINVAETTKEVRRALLDADVNFKIAKEFTNRVKEKALGQNVLTTLQPGQLMVKIVKDELTELMGGESEGINLSGNPSVILMSGLQGSGKTTFSGKLANFLKTKKSKNPLLVACDVYRPAAIDQLHVVGEQINVPVYSDRENNDPVAIAKAGIAKAKADGNNVVIIDTAGRLAVDEKMMNEISDIHKAINPQETLFVVDSMTGQDAVNTAKAFNDVLNFDGVILTKLDGDTRGGAAISIKSVVNKPIKFIGTGEKMEAIDIFYPSRMADRILGMGDVVSLVERAQEQFDEEEARKIQKKIAKNKFGFDDFLSQIQQIKKMGNMKDLMGMIPGAGKALKGLDIDDDAFKHIEAIIYSMTPDERSNPSKLNASRKKRIAKGSGREVQEVNQLLKQFDQMSKMMKMMQGGGGKKMMQMMSGLGR; from the coding sequence ATGTTTGATAATTTAAGCGATAAGTTAGATAAAGCTCTTCATGTACTCAAAGGTCACGGGCAAATCACGGAAATCAATGTTGCGGAGACCACCAAAGAGGTGCGTAGGGCCCTTTTGGATGCGGATGTCAATTTTAAGATTGCCAAGGAATTTACCAATAGGGTAAAGGAAAAGGCCTTGGGGCAAAACGTTTTGACTACGTTGCAGCCCGGGCAGCTCATGGTCAAAATTGTCAAGGACGAGCTAACGGAATTAATGGGCGGTGAGTCCGAGGGTATAAACCTATCGGGTAACCCATCGGTTATTTTAATGTCCGGTCTACAAGGGTCCGGTAAAACAACTTTTTCCGGAAAATTGGCGAACTTCTTAAAGACCAAAAAATCAAAGAACCCATTGTTGGTTGCATGTGATGTGTACCGTCCTGCGGCAATAGACCAGCTTCATGTGGTTGGAGAGCAAATAAATGTTCCCGTGTATTCGGATAGGGAAAACAACGACCCGGTAGCCATTGCCAAGGCGGGTATTGCAAAGGCAAAAGCGGATGGAAACAATGTGGTCATCATCGATACCGCGGGTCGTTTGGCCGTGGATGAGAAGATGATGAACGAAATATCGGATATCCATAAGGCTATCAATCCACAGGAGACCTTATTTGTTGTGGATTCAATGACAGGTCAGGATGCGGTAAATACGGCAAAAGCCTTTAATGATGTTTTAAATTTTGATGGTGTCATCCTAACCAAATTGGACGGTGATACGCGCGGTGGTGCGGCAATTTCCATTAAATCGGTGGTAAACAAGCCGATTAAATTTATCGGTACGGGCGAGAAGATGGAGGCTATCGATATTTTCTATCCTTCCCGTATGGCGGACCGTATCCTTGGGATGGGAGATGTGGTGTCCTTGGTAGAAAGGGCCCAGGAACAATTCGATGAGGAGGAAGCCAGAAAGATTCAGAAGAAAATAGCCAAAAATAAATTCGGTTTTGATGATTTCTTAAGCCAAATTCAGCAGATTAAGAAAATGGGTAATATGAAGGACCTTATGGGAATGATACCTGGTGCAGGTAAAGCCCTAAAGGGTCTGGATATAGATGATGATGCCTTTAAACATATTGAGGCCATTATTTATTCTATGACACCAGATGAAAGGTCTAACCCTTCCAAGTTAAATGCCAGTAGGAAAAAGCGAATTGCCAAAGGTAGCGGCAGGGAGGTACAGGAGGTTAATCAATTACTCAAACAGTTCGACCAGATGAGCAAAATGATGAAAATGATGCAAGGAGGTGGCGGTAAAAAAATGATGCAAATGATGAGCGGCCTAGGACGTTAG
- a CDS encoding VOC family protein, which produces MSHVSPFHIAIPVHNLAECRKFYGEVLNCEEGRSSDQWVDFNLFGHQLVIHYKPKSETESLHHNPVDGHDVPVPHYGVVLPWETFESFSEELKKKNVKFVIEPYIRFKGLVGEQATMFFLDPAGNALEFKAFKDMGQLFAK; this is translated from the coding sequence ATGAGCCACGTGTCACCATTTCATATTGCCATACCTGTTCACAACTTGGCAGAATGTAGAAAATTCTATGGAGAAGTACTGAATTGCGAAGAAGGAAGAAGCAGCGACCAATGGGTCGATTTTAACCTTTTTGGTCATCAATTGGTCATCCACTACAAACCAAAATCCGAAACGGAATCACTTCACCACAATCCCGTGGATGGGCACGACGTGCCCGTTCCACATTATGGGGTTGTGCTACCTTGGGAAACCTTTGAAAGTTTCTCAGAAGAACTTAAAAAGAAAAATGTGAAATTTGTGATCGAACCTTATATCCGATTCAAAGGGCTAGTTGGCGAACAAGCGACTATGTTCTTTTTAGACCCGGCAGGTAACGCCCTGGAGTTCAAGGCATTTAAAGACATGGGGCAGTTATTTGCCAAATAG
- a CDS encoding alpha/beta fold hydrolase: MKKMLNRLIPKFYGFLLNIYVLLSPQKAAEKAFKIFSKVRKGRVLPHQKTYLDPVRLERLEVSGHTIQTYKWPGVKDTVLLIHGWESNTWRWHKLLEKLTKADFNVIAFDAPAHGYSSGEHLYVPLYAEVLEKIITTFKPNHLIGHSVGGMTILYNEYKNPNKNIEKIVTIGSPSEFHEIIKHFQNLLGLSNRMINALEKYVIKRFGFTIKEFSSSSFVKENDKKGLLLHDRFDKITPYHASEKVHAVWAESKLISTEGLGHSMHQDEVNNEIIAFLQE; this comes from the coding sequence ATGAAAAAGATGCTTAACAGACTAATCCCCAAATTTTATGGGTTCCTTTTGAACATTTATGTGCTGTTAAGTCCTCAAAAAGCAGCGGAAAAAGCCTTCAAAATATTTAGTAAAGTAAGGAAGGGAAGGGTTCTCCCACATCAAAAAACATACCTAGACCCTGTTCGACTTGAACGCTTGGAGGTTTCGGGTCATACTATCCAGACCTATAAATGGCCGGGTGTCAAGGATACCGTCCTTTTGATACATGGTTGGGAAAGCAATACATGGCGCTGGCATAAACTATTGGAAAAACTCACAAAGGCAGACTTTAATGTCATTGCGTTTGATGCCCCTGCACACGGCTATTCATCAGGAGAACACCTGTATGTTCCGCTCTATGCGGAAGTATTGGAAAAAATTATCACCACTTTTAAACCAAACCATCTAATTGGCCATTCCGTTGGTGGTATGACCATTCTTTACAACGAGTATAAAAACCCGAACAAGAACATTGAAAAAATAGTTACTATCGGGTCTCCATCGGAATTCCATGAAATAATCAAGCATTTTCAAAATCTTTTAGGTTTGTCAAACCGAATGATAAACGCACTTGAAAAATACGTTATAAAAAGGTTTGGCTTTACTATCAAGGAGTTTTCTTCTTCTAGCTTTGTAAAAGAAAATGACAAAAAAGGACTTCTTCTACATGACCGTTTCGATAAGATAACACCTTACCATGCTTCTGAAAAGGTCCATGCAGTATGGGCCGAAAGTAAACTTATTAGTACGGAAGGCCTGGGCCATTCTATGCACCAGGATGAAGTAAACAATGAAATCATTGCTTTTTTACAAGAATAA
- a CDS encoding RNA polymerase sigma factor, which translates to MKANDHQDVCKESTYSALFNANSKTVFNYIYYKFGNEEKAHDAVQEAFVKLWENCAKVTPEKAKSYLYTVANNLYLNVIKAEKVRLKYADKLLKTTNESPEFLMEENEFKAKLDNALNNLPDNQRSTFLLNRIDGKKYAEIAEMEGVSVKAIEKRMHLALKSLREKIDGI; encoded by the coding sequence TTGAAAGCAAACGACCATCAAGATGTATGCAAGGAAAGTACGTACAGTGCTTTGTTCAATGCCAATTCAAAAACGGTTTTCAACTATATATATTACAAGTTTGGCAATGAAGAGAAGGCCCATGACGCCGTACAGGAAGCTTTTGTAAAACTTTGGGAGAACTGCGCCAAAGTTACTCCTGAAAAAGCCAAGTCCTATTTATATACCGTAGCCAATAATTTGTATTTAAATGTAATAAAGGCCGAAAAGGTGCGTCTTAAATATGCCGATAAATTGCTCAAGACCACTAACGAGTCTCCTGAATTCCTTATGGAAGAAAATGAGTTTAAGGCGAAATTGGATAACGCTTTGAATAACTTACCGGACAATCAACGATCAACCTTTCTATTGAATAGGATCGATGGTAAAAAATATGCTGAAATTGCTGAAATGGAGGGGGTAAGTGTAAAGGCCATTGAGAAAAGGATGCATTTGGCCTTAAAATCCCTAAGAGAAAAAATTGATGGAATTTAG
- a CDS encoding bifunctional 5,10-methylenetetrahydrofolate dehydrogenase/5,10-methenyltetrahydrofolate cyclohydrolase, whose protein sequence is MEILDGKKISNQIKEEIAAEVAKMRERGEKVPHLAAVIVGNDGASLTYVGSKVRSCERVGFESTMVRLPSTTSEQELLKKIHELNEDKDIDGFIVQLPLPEQIDTQKVIMAVHPDKDVDGFHPMNFGKMALDMSTFIPATPFGILELLERYQVDTKGKHTVVIGRSHIVGRPMSILMGRKGWPGNSTVTLTHSHTKNITQIISQADIVISALGVPNFLKAEMVKDDAVVIDVGITRVPDETRERGYYITGDVDYENVSKKASYITPVPGGVGPMTIAMLLKNTLLARERHRSRE, encoded by the coding sequence ATGGAAATACTTGACGGGAAGAAAATTTCAAATCAAATAAAGGAAGAGATTGCTGCCGAAGTAGCAAAAATGAGGGAAAGAGGGGAGAAAGTGCCTCATTTGGCGGCAGTTATTGTAGGTAATGACGGTGCAAGTCTTACCTATGTAGGCAGTAAGGTGCGCTCTTGCGAACGGGTAGGTTTTGAATCTACAATGGTAAGGTTGCCCAGTACGACTTCGGAACAGGAATTGTTGAAAAAAATACACGAGCTAAACGAGGATAAGGACATTGATGGCTTTATCGTGCAATTACCTTTACCAGAGCAAATTGATACCCAAAAAGTTATTATGGCCGTTCATCCAGATAAGGATGTTGATGGGTTCCATCCTATGAATTTTGGTAAAATGGCATTGGATATGAGCACCTTCATTCCGGCAACTCCTTTTGGAATTCTGGAATTGTTGGAACGTTATCAAGTAGATACTAAGGGCAAGCATACCGTAGTTATCGGTAGAAGTCATATCGTGGGTAGACCAATGAGTATTCTTATGGGTAGAAAGGGTTGGCCAGGGAATTCTACGGTAACATTGACTCATAGCCACACCAAGAATATTACTCAAATAATTTCCCAGGCGGACATTGTTATTTCCGCCCTTGGGGTACCCAATTTTCTTAAGGCCGAAATGGTGAAGGATGATGCTGTGGTAATCGATGTTGGAATTACTAGAGTTCCGGATGAAACACGGGAAAGGGGTTATTATATTACAGGTGACGTAGATTACGAAAATGTAAGTAAAAAAGCCTCTTATATTACTCCGGTGCCAGGTGGTGTAGGTCCCATGACCATAGCAATGTTGTTAAAAAACACCTTGCTCGCCCGAGAAAGGCATAGGAGTAGGGAATAA
- a CDS encoding aldo/keto reductase: MKYRRFGRTNWEVSEIGYGMWGMAGWKASDDEQSAKSLDLAVENGVNFFDTAWGYGEGHSEELLGDLVKRHPSKKLYTASKIPPKNFQWPAKPEYAFEDSYPVEHIMEYTHKTLKNLGLEQIDLMQFHTWDDNWSKREEWQRAVEDLKKEGKVAAMGISVNRWEPENGILALETGILDAVQVIYNIFDQAPEDKLFPLCEKLGIGVIARVPFDEGTLTGNLTKETTFPEGDWRGTYFVPENLNSSVDHADALRPLIPDGMTMAEMALRFILENKNVGTTIPGMRKQRNVLANTATSDGKSMSKELYSELKKHRWDRVPTSWSQ; encoded by the coding sequence ATGAAATATAGAAGGTTTGGAAGGACAAATTGGGAAGTAAGTGAAATTGGTTATGGTATGTGGGGTATGGCCGGTTGGAAAGCGTCTGATGACGAGCAATCTGCAAAATCATTGGATTTGGCCGTGGAAAACGGAGTCAATTTCTTTGATACGGCCTGGGGCTATGGTGAGGGGCATAGTGAAGAACTTTTGGGCGACCTTGTAAAAAGACATCCTTCTAAAAAGCTTTATACAGCAAGTAAGATTCCGCCAAAGAACTTTCAATGGCCGGCCAAACCGGAATACGCCTTTGAGGATTCCTATCCAGTGGAGCATATTATGGAATATACCCATAAAACCCTCAAAAATTTGGGACTGGAACAAATAGACTTGATGCAGTTTCATACCTGGGACGATAATTGGAGCAAGAGGGAGGAGTGGCAGCGCGCCGTTGAAGATTTGAAGAAAGAAGGTAAGGTTGCCGCCATGGGCATAAGTGTAAACAGATGGGAGCCGGAAAATGGCATTTTGGCTTTAGAAACAGGAATTTTGGACGCAGTACAGGTAATATATAATATTTTTGATCAAGCGCCCGAGGATAAACTTTTTCCTTTATGTGAAAAATTGGGCATTGGAGTTATTGCGAGGGTTCCTTTTGATGAAGGCACCTTAACCGGTAATTTAACAAAAGAGACTACATTTCCTGAAGGGGATTGGAGAGGTACCTATTTCGTTCCTGAAAACCTTAATTCTTCGGTGGATCATGCCGATGCCCTTAGACCCTTGATTCCAGATGGGATGACCATGGCCGAAATGGCCCTTCGCTTTATTTTGGAAAATAAAAATGTCGGCACCACGATACCCGGAATGAGAAAGCAGCGTAACGTTTTGGCCAATACCGCCACGAGCGATGGTAAGTCAATGTCCAAAGAATTGTATAGCGAGCTCAAAAAACACAGGTGGGACAGGGTGCCTACTTCCTGGTCACAATAG